The genomic interval CCGCCTCTTCCCGGGAATATCTTTATCTCTTTCCCACATTCAGGGCATTTCAGCTTTGCCATATTCTCAATAATTCCGGTAATTTTTACTCCCATTTTTTCGCAGAAGGTAACTGATTTTTCCACATCAATTACTGATACATTTTGTGGAGTGGTAACTAAAATTGCCTGAGCGTCTTTCATTAATTGAAAAATTGTCAAAGGCTCGTCTCCTGTTCCTGGAGGGCAGTCAACAATTAGATAATCAAGGTTTTCCCATTCAACATCGTAAATAAACTGTTCAATCAAGCCTATTTTTAAAGGGCCTCTCCATATTAAAGCGTCTTTCTGGGATTGAAGTAAAAATCCGATTGAAATGAGTTTTAAATTTGGCAAAACCTTTAAAGGAACAAGCTTTTCAGCAGGGGATAGCCCCGGCCTTGCATTTGTTAAGCCAAAGAGGTTTGGAATTGTTGGGCCGTGTACATCAACATCCATTAATCCAACCTGATATCCTTCCATTGCAAGGGATACTGCAATGCCTGCTGCAACGGTGGATTTACCAACCCCGCCTTTTCCAGACAAAACAACAACCTTGTTTTTTATCTTTGATAATGTTTCCTGTATTTGAGCATCCTTTATCATTCTTTCAAAATCCTGGTTCTGGTTTGCTCCGCACGAACCTGTTGAACAACTATTTGCCATTGTTTCCTCCTTTATTTTTGCAATTATGCTTTTTTGTTGCTGGAATTTCTTTATTGCAATCTTTGCATCTCTGTCTTTCCTCAAAGGCCACATTTCCCCCTTCAACAGTTATGGCTTTTCCTTCAACAATTGCTGTTGCAATTTTGTTTCTTGCTTTATCAATAAGCCTTGTAAAGGTAGGCCTTGATATTTTCATTAACTCTGCAGCCTCTGCATGGTCAAGCCCCTCGTAATCGCATAGCCTTATTGCCTCAAACTCGTCAAGGGTAAGGGTTATATTTTCTATCATTCTAAAAGGCATTCCCACAGGCTTGAATATCTTAACTTCAGGTTTTTTCCCTATAACCCTTAATTTTCTTGGCCTGACCATTCTCTCCTCATAAAGAACATTTGTTCATAACTAATATAGCAGAATATTTTTAATTTTAAAGCTATTCGTACTCCATTATCTCAATTTCTCCATTTAATGCTTTTATACTTCCCTCTGCAAGGGCTAACAATTCGTCTTCCCCAGGGAATACAACAATCTTTGCTAAGGACTCAACCCTTTCCTTTATCCAGGAGACAAGCATTTCAGAGTGTGCAAGCCCCCCTGTTATTATAATTGCATCTGTTTCGCAACTTAAAGCAACATGGTATGCACCAATCTCTTTTGCAACCTGATAGGCCATTGCCCTGTAAACTGTTTCTGCTTTTTTATCCCCCTGTTTTATCATTTCTTCTATTTTTATTGCGTCGCTTGTTTTTAAATATGCAACAAGCCCCCCTTTTCCAACTGCTTTTCTTTTCATTGTTTCAGGCTCATACTTACCTGAGTAGCAAAGTTCAATAAGTTTTAAGGTTGGAACTCCCCCGCTTCTCTCAGGGGAAAATGGACCGTCCCCAGATAAACCGTCGTTAACATCAATAACCCTGCCCTTTCTATGGGCGCCAATAGTAATCCCGCCTCCTAAATGGGCTACAACAAGGTTTAATTCATTGTATTTTTTGCCGATAGAATCTGCATACCTCCTTGCAACAGCCTTTTGGTTTAATGCGTGAAACACTGATTTTCTTGGATTTTCAGGCATTCCAGAGTAACGGGCTTCCTCTATCATTTCATCAACAACAGGCGGGTCAACAATAAATGCTGGTTTATCCCCCGCTTCCTTTGCCAATTCATCTGCTAAAATTGCCCCTAAATTTGATGCATGCTCTCCAAATTTTGCGTATTTTAAATGCCTTTTCATTAATGTGTTAACCCTGTAAACCCCGCCGGGGATTGGTTTTAACAGCCCACCCCTCCCTGCAAATGCATCAATCTCTTTTAATTCAATTCCGTTTGTGTTTAAAAAATCCATTATTGCCTTTTTCCTGAATGGGAATTGCTCGTAAACAGAGTTAAATTGTAATAATTCATTGCTGTCGTGTTTTAGGTTTTCAACCTTAATCGGGTTTGAACCTTCAAACAATCCTACCTTTGTTGAGGTTGAGCCAGGGTTTATTGTTAATATTTTGTATGTCATTTTTTTCCTCTATGAGTTTACCACTGCAAAAACTATTGAATACAACTTTGTCTCAGCGCTATCCGCTCTTGAGGTTAGTACAACCGGTGCCTTTGCCCCTGCAATCAATGCGGCTGCTTTTGCCTTTACAAAGTAGGTTAATGATTTGTAAAGTGCATTTCCACTCATAATTTCAGGGCAGATAATTATATCAGCATCCCCTGCAACCTCTGATTTAATTCCTTTGTGTTCGGCAGCCTCTTTTGAGATTATGTTGTCAAGGGCAAGTGGGCCGTCTGCAACTATATCTCCCAATTGTCCCCTTTTTGCCATCATTGTTAGCATTGCTGCGTCTTCTGAAGCCTGAACCCCTGGTTTTACCTTTTCGTTATGAGTTAAAAAAGCTACTTTAGGTTTTTCTTCCACTATGTTTTTCATAAAATTAACAGCATTTTTTGTTATGTGAATCTTCTGGTTTATATCAGGAGCTATGTTCATTGCCGCATCTGTTATAAGAAGAAGTTTATGGTAGGTGGGTATTTCAAACAGTGCAATATGGGAGAGGATTGAATCTGTTCTCAACCCCCACTCTTTGTTTAAAATTGCTTTTAAAAATGTATCAGTTGGAATAAGCCCCTTCATTACCACATCTGCCATTTTCTTGGAAACAAGGGAAATCCCGTTTTTTGCAGATTCTTCAGGTGAATGTGTATTGAGTATTTCCACCTGTGAAACAGGAATATCTAATTCTTTAAGGGATTTTTCTATTTTTTCCTTCTCTCCAACTAAAATAGGCTCTATTATTTCCAATCCCAAAGCCTCTTTTATTGCTTCAAGTACAGGGAGATCATGGCCTTCAACAACGACTATCTTCTTTTTTTGCGCACCTTTAGCCTTTTCTATCAGGTTTGAAAGCTTTTTCATTTTAACTCCTTATAAAACCTTATTTTTCCAATTGCTTAATCTTTTCTTCAACAACCTTTCTCAATTTTTCAACTAAATTCTGTCCGTTGTTGAGTAATGAATCGCACTTCTTTTTCATTTCATTTACAAATTCTTTGTCTTCTATTCCAGGGAGGTTTATAAGCACATTTAATATAGCCCCTCTAAGCCCTGCATAGGCAACCTCTCCTCCAACCCCTGCGTCAGTTACAGAGTTTATGTTTCCATTTTCTGCAACCTTGATTGCAACTTCAATTGCCTTTAATGAGTTTTCTGCGGTTTTTAAGGGAACGGAGATTGCCTTCTTCAACCCTTCAAGCATTGCCTTTTCCCTTGCTTTTTTCTCTTCCTCTGTGTTTTTAGGCATCTTTAATGCAACAAAGTATTCGTTAAATGCGTCGGTATCGTCGTCTATTCCCCTAACCAGTTCATCTTTAATCTTCTGTGCCTCTTCCCCTATTTCAGCCATTAAATCTTTTACCTTTAAGTACTTTTTCTTTGAGATGGTTAACCCTGCAACCATTGAGGATAATGCCGCTCCGAGTGCAGATGCTAAGGCAGAAACAGAACCGCCTCCAGGGGCAGGGGTTGCCCTTGAAACCTCGTCTATTAAATCTTTAACACTCATATTTATAAGTTTTCTGTCGTCAAGTGATGGATAGCCTAAAACCTTTTCCTTAATATCAAATTTAGAAACATCGTTTAGCCCCATTGAGTAAACTGCTGTTTTTAAAACATCGTCCAATGGAACACCTGCTGATTTACCCTGTTTTTTTAGATAGTAAACGCCAGCCTGATACAGTGCTTCAAAAGGAATAAGGCCAACAACCTCGCTTCCGGTAACGGTTAAGCCCCTCTCTGCGGCAAGCTTTCTTACCTCTTCAAGAACAATGTGAGGGGGGGTTACCTTGTAATTTGTCAGGTTTATTGATATTTGCGCCCTTTTGTATTCGTCAACATACCAGCCGATTGCCTTGCAGAATTTAAATTTTCCAGCCTTAATTGAAGGCTTGCCAACAAGGTTTGTATAATCTATTCCATGCTCTTTATAGATTGCCTTTAAATCGTAATTGTGCTCTTTTTCGCAGTGTTCAAACAATTCTTCCTGTGTCTTTGCGACAAAATCGCAGTTTCCGCAATAGAATTCTCCCTCTTTGTGTTTAACTATATTTCCATAGGTATAAAAGGGTTTAATATTACCTGTCCTCTTAGGCCTTCCCTTTTCCCTTATTTCAAGTGCAATATCTGTTGCATAGAGTTTTTCCCTTGTGTTTAAGGTTATGTTATATGCAATTAAAAATTCTCTAACGCCAATAACTGTTGCCCCTGATTTAGGGTTAAATTCCGCAGGGCCGTAATCTGGTTTCCACTCTGGGTCTTTTAGTTTTTCAGCAAGCCCTTCGTATTCACCC from Thermotomaculum hydrothermale carries:
- a CDS encoding DUF134 domain-containing protein codes for the protein MVRPRKLRVIGKKPEVKIFKPVGMPFRMIENITLTLDEFEAIRLCDYEGLDHAEAAELMKISRPTFTRLIDKARNKIATAIVEGKAITVEGGNVAFEERQRCKDCNKEIPATKKHNCKNKGGNNGK
- the buk gene encoding butyrate kinase, with protein sequence MTYKILTINPGSTSTKVGLFEGSNPIKVENLKHDSNELLQFNSVYEQFPFRKKAIMDFLNTNGIELKEIDAFAGRGGLLKPIPGGVYRVNTLMKRHLKYAKFGEHASNLGAILADELAKEAGDKPAFIVDPPVVDEMIEEARYSGMPENPRKSVFHALNQKAVARRYADSIGKKYNELNLVVAHLGGGITIGAHRKGRVIDVNDGLSGDGPFSPERSGGVPTLKLIELCYSGKYEPETMKRKAVGKGGLVAYLKTSDAIKIEEMIKQGDKKAETVYRAMAYQVAKEIGAYHVALSCETDAIIITGGLAHSEMLVSWIKERVESLAKIVVFPGEDELLALAEGSIKALNGEIEIMEYE
- a CDS encoding P-loop NTPase is translated as MANSCSTGSCGANQNQDFERMIKDAQIQETLSKIKNKVVVLSGKGGVGKSTVAAGIAVSLAMEGYQVGLMDVDVHGPTIPNLFGLTNARPGLSPAEKLVPLKVLPNLKLISIGFLLQSQKDALIWRGPLKIGLIEQFIYDVEWENLDYLIVDCPPGTGDEPLTIFQLMKDAQAILVTTPQNVSVIDVEKSVTFCEKMGVKITGIIENMAKLKCPECGKEIKIFPGRGGEKIAEDFNLKLLASLPLSHSLIEKADKGELHKAVKELEMLKPVIEGIIEETKARDLKLDKRIIKIAIPLDENDKPSAHFGHAPKFAFVTADREKKVVVSREDKTPPPHEPNVIPQWLADNEADVLLTGGIGPKAETILNNNKVVVIKGVTGDNIEKIVTDYLNGSLQTQENMCDH
- the ftcD gene encoding glutamate formimidoyltransferase, whose translation is MAKKLVECVPNFSEGRNKKVINAIVDAIKSAEGVEVLDVDPGYDTNRTVVTFIGEPDAVVEGAFRGIKKASELIDMSKHHGEHPRMGATDVCPFVPVNNITVEECVELAHKLAKRVGEELKIPVYLYEYAAQKPERKNLANIRKGEYEGLAEKLKDPEWKPDYGPAEFNPKSGATVIGVREFLIAYNITLNTREKLYATDIALEIREKGRPKRTGNIKPFYTYGNIVKHKEGEFYCGNCDFVAKTQEELFEHCEKEHNYDLKAIYKEHGIDYTNLVGKPSIKAGKFKFCKAIGWYVDEYKRAQISINLTNYKVTPPHIVLEEVRKLAAERGLTVTGSEVVGLIPFEALYQAGVYYLKKQGKSAGVPLDDVLKTAVYSMGLNDVSKFDIKEKVLGYPSLDDRKLINMSVKDLIDEVSRATPAPGGGSVSALASALGAALSSMVAGLTISKKKYLKVKDLMAEIGEEAQKIKDELVRGIDDDTDAFNEYFVALKMPKNTEEEKKAREKAMLEGLKKAISVPLKTAENSLKAIEVAIKVAENGNINSVTDAGVGGEVAYAGLRGAILNVLINLPGIEDKEFVNEMKKKCDSLLNNGQNLVEKLRKVVEEKIKQLEK
- a CDS encoding bifunctional enoyl-CoA hydratase/phosphate acetyltransferase; translation: MKKLSNLIEKAKGAQKKKIVVVEGHDLPVLEAIKEALGLEIIEPILVGEKEKIEKSLKELDIPVSQVEILNTHSPEESAKNGISLVSKKMADVVMKGLIPTDTFLKAILNKEWGLRTDSILSHIALFEIPTYHKLLLITDAAMNIAPDINQKIHITKNAVNFMKNIVEEKPKVAFLTHNEKVKPGVQASEDAAMLTMMAKRGQLGDIVADGPLALDNIISKEAAEHKGIKSEVAGDADIIICPEIMSGNALYKSLTYFVKAKAAALIAGAKAPVVLTSRADSAETKLYSIVFAVVNS